From the Mesoplasma syrphidae genome, the window AAAGCCTCAATAAAATCAATCATTCTGTTTTCTCCTGTTTTGCTTCTAAAACCACGATGTGCAACTAACATATAGTTCCTTTCTAACTTATTATTTAAAATAAGATAATAACTAAGTATTACAATCTAATTATAGAATAAGAAAACGGTATTTTTGGAAAAAATTCCATTTAATGATTGAAAAATAGAAAATAATCTAAATAATTACACAAATAAAAAAGTGCTAGACCTTTGGTGGTATAACACTTTGAGGATTTTTTTGATTGCTTGCGCATGAATTTATTTTTTAAATGGATTGACTGGTTGATAATTTAAGTTTAAATCCTGTGTCATTAAGTTAATTTGAGATATTTCCTGATCGGTTAATTCAAATTTTTCTAAATCTTGGTTTTCGTAAATTCTTGAAGGTGTCACAGATTTGGGAATAATAATAATACCTCTTTGTAAGGCTCATTTTAAGGAAACTTGAGCAGGAGTTATTGAATATTTTTTAGCCAAATGCTGAATTAGTTCAAAATCAGCTACTTGTCCTTTCATAATTGTTTGTCATGATGTTACTGCAATGTCACTTTCATTACAAAAATTAACTACGTCTAAACGAGGAACTGAAGGGTTTAATTCAACTTGATTCATAGTAGGCTTAATATTAACTTTTGGTAAAAAGTCTTTTAGATCCTCAACTGTAAAATTTGACACCCCAATAGCACGAACTTTTCCTTCTTTGTATAAATATTCCAAAGCTTTATAGCATGATAAAGCTTTTGGCGTTGGTCAATG encodes:
- a CDS encoding aldo/keto reductase produces the protein MKKLLKSTRVLNNGIAMPIIGLGTYRMENEQQAVDSIKYALEIGYRHIDTAEYYQNHKHIAKAIKESAVPRNEIFITSKIWNDYHDYDQTLEHFNQILEELETDYLDLCLVHWPTPKALSCYKALEYLYKEGKVRAIGVSNFTVEDLKDFLPKVNIKPTMNQVELNPSVPRLDVVNFCNESDIAVTSWQTIMKGQVADFELIQHLAKKYSITPAQVSLKWALQRGIIIIPKSVTPSRIYENQDLEKFELTDQEISQINLMTQDLNLNYQPVNPFKK